In Thiovibrio frasassiensis, one DNA window encodes the following:
- a CDS encoding ABC transporter ATP-binding protein, which produces MIIECKEITKTYPVEGTLVHAVNAVNLSVDKGDFLVILGHSGSGKTTLLSLIGGLTSPDSGQVFIDGVENWQQSDRALSTMRNSKIGFIFQFASLIPTLSVMENILLPLSFGQNPAGSRALALDILAQVGLADKGKAFPSQLSGGQQRRVAIARSFINCPDIILADEPTGDLDEETESDILGLFRRYNEQGTTFVVVTHNSDLAATQKGARVFSMRQGVLSSQGARVF; this is translated from the coding sequence ATGATCATCGAATGCAAGGAAATCACCAAGACCTACCCGGTGGAAGGGACCCTGGTTCACGCCGTCAATGCGGTGAATCTTTCCGTGGACAAAGGGGATTTCCTGGTTATTCTGGGCCATTCCGGCTCCGGGAAAACCACCCTCTTGAGTCTGATCGGGGGGTTGACCTCCCCGGACAGCGGGCAGGTCTTTATTGATGGCGTGGAAAATTGGCAGCAATCCGACCGGGCCCTTTCCACCATGCGCAACAGCAAGATCGGTTTCATCTTTCAGTTTGCCAGCCTGATTCCCACCCTCTCGGTGATGGAGAACATCCTGCTCCCGTTGAGCTTCGGCCAGAACCCTGCAGGCAGCCGTGCGCTGGCCCTGGATATCCTCGCTCAGGTCGGCTTGGCGGACAAGGGCAAGGCTTTTCCCTCCCAGCTCTCCGGTGGTCAGCAACGGCGGGTCGCCATCGCCCGTTCCTTTATCAACTGTCCGGACATCATCCTGGCCGATGAACCCACCGGCGATCTGGATGAAGAAACAGAAAGTGATATCCTTGGCCTGTTTAGAAGGTATAATGAACAGGGCACCACCTTTGTGGTCGTTACCCATAACAGCGATCTTGCCGCCACCCAAAAGGGCGCCAGGGTTTTTTCCATGCGGCAGGGCGTTCTTTCCAGTCAGGGTGCCCGAGTTTTTTAA
- a CDS encoding TlpA family protein disulfide reductase — protein MVQKILPIFLLCTLLFVLTGCSGTDSAAKKLKIGDQAPDFAGTDLDGQPLSLADYQGQPVILRFWSTDCKFCRADTPIFNQYFEKYKQAGLRVVYINRNSDEATVHQFVDDLEIGFPVLLDKDGAISSRYNIKVEPQTIVISPDHKIVAAILGGVSEPELKNLLGGYFSKKTEKQ, from the coding sequence ATGGTACAAAAGATCCTTCCCATATTTCTGCTCTGCACCCTGCTCTTTGTCCTGACTGGTTGTTCCGGCACCGATTCGGCTGCCAAAAAACTTAAGATCGGCGATCAGGCTCCTGACTTTGCCGGGACCGATCTGGATGGCCAGCCTCTCTCCCTTGCCGACTACCAAGGACAGCCGGTTATTCTCCGGTTCTGGTCCACGGATTGCAAGTTCTGCCGGGCCGACACCCCGATCTTCAACCAGTACTTTGAAAAGTATAAACAAGCCGGGCTGCGGGTGGTCTATATCAACCGGAATTCCGACGAGGCCACGGTGCATCAGTTTGTCGACGACCTGGAAATCGGTTTTCCGGTACTCCTTGACAAGGACGGGGCGATTTCTTCTCGATACAATATCAAGGTGGAGCCGCAGACCATTGTTATCAGCCCGGATCACAAGATTGTTGCCGCCATTCTTGGCGGGGTCAGCGAGCCGGAGCTGAAAAATCTCCTCGGTGGATATTTTAGTAAAAAAACAGAAAAACAATAG
- a CDS encoding nitrous oxide reductase accessory protein NosL, whose amino-acid sequence MSTRNLTIGFVRKGALAAFFVSFFLLANPLLAQPVQEISPQERCSVCGMFVAKYPDWLTQVRLSNGIVKYFDGVKDMLAFSFNPDSFGTPGQKLQKIWVKDYYTLTWLDGRAAWYVIGSDVYGPMGHEFIPFSSAAAAENFRKDHKGTKVLRFEEISEPLVQSMRHGQKMR is encoded by the coding sequence ATGTCAACGCGCAATCTTACGATTGGTTTTGTCCGAAAGGGCGCCCTTGCCGCATTCTTCGTCTCCTTTTTCTTGCTGGCAAATCCTTTGTTGGCCCAACCCGTTCAGGAGATCTCTCCCCAGGAGCGCTGTTCGGTATGCGGGATGTTTGTCGCCAAGTATCCTGACTGGCTCACCCAGGTCCGACTGAGTAACGGTATTGTGAAATATTTTGACGGGGTCAAGGATATGCTGGCCTTTTCCTTCAATCCCGATTCCTTCGGCACGCCGGGGCAGAAACTTCAGAAGATCTGGGTCAAAGACTACTACACCCTTACCTGGCTCGATGGCCGTGCGGCCTGGTATGTGATCGGCAGCGATGTTTACGGTCCCATGGGCCACGAGTTCATTCCCTTCAGCTCCGCGGCTGCGGCGGAAAATTTCCGCAAGGATCACAAGGGGACCAAGGTGCTCCGTTTTGAAGAAATCAGCGAGCCGCTGGTGCAGTCCAT